A portion of the Vibrio coralliirubri genome contains these proteins:
- a CDS encoding bifunctional 2',3'-cyclic-nucleotide 2'-phosphodiesterase/3'-nucleotidase has protein sequence MKVAMKPLSLAVLAGLGLTLAGCTTTPDTDEVIKLRVVETTDIHTNLMDYDYYKDKPSKKIGLARTATLVKEAQNEVTNSVLVDNGDLLQGSPMGDYMADKGIEAGEVHPAYKAMNQLSYDAANLGNHEFNYGLEFLEESINDADFPYISANVYDAKTKEHYFTPYIIKTHTFEDTAGVEHEVKVGYIGFVPPQIMTWDKKNLEGKVIARDIIETANELVPQMKAEGAEVIVAIPHSGVSTDPYKNGEENSTFYLSEVDGIDAIAFGHSHAVFPGKGFDDIQGIDNETGTMNGVAAVMPGRWGSHVGVMDLTLAQKDGKWEVVKGQSEARPIYDKIEKKSLAAADEGIVTALEKDHAGTREFVNQPIGKADDVMYSFLSLVQDDPTVQIVNLAQKDYVEQFIQGDPDLDGTPVLSAAAPFKAGGRKNDPANFTEVESGQLTFRNAADLYLYPNTLVAMKVTGHEVKEWLECSAGQFNQVDVNSTAPQQLIEWDNFRTYNFDVIDGVDYQIDVTQPAKYDANCKVVNPDSQRIVGLTYQGKPIDMKQDFLIATNNYRAYSAKFPGTGEDFIAFDAPDENRTVLANYISRVSKEQGQVSPTADNNWSFAPIKTDNKLDIRFETSPSEKAAEFIKEKGQYPMKRVATDDVGFAVYQIDLTK, from the coding sequence ATGAAAGTTGCAATGAAACCTTTGTCATTGGCTGTACTTGCGGGTCTTGGTTTGACTCTAGCAGGCTGTACAACAACACCAGATACCGATGAAGTGATTAAACTACGTGTCGTAGAGACAACGGACATCCATACCAACCTAATGGATTACGATTACTACAAAGACAAGCCATCGAAAAAAATCGGCTTAGCACGTACTGCAACTCTAGTAAAAGAAGCTCAAAACGAAGTAACCAACAGCGTATTAGTCGATAACGGTGACTTGCTGCAAGGTAGCCCAATGGGTGACTACATGGCAGACAAAGGCATCGAAGCGGGTGAAGTTCACCCTGCATACAAAGCTATGAACCAGCTAAGCTACGACGCTGCAAACCTAGGTAACCACGAATTCAACTACGGTCTTGAGTTCCTAGAAGAGTCGATCAACGACGCTGATTTCCCGTACATCAGTGCTAACGTTTACGACGCAAAAACCAAAGAACACTACTTCACGCCTTACATCATCAAGACGCACACGTTTGAAGATACTGCTGGCGTAGAGCATGAAGTAAAAGTCGGCTACATCGGTTTCGTTCCACCACAAATCATGACGTGGGATAAGAAGAACCTTGAAGGTAAAGTAATCGCTCGCGATATCATTGAAACAGCTAACGAATTAGTGCCCCAAATGAAAGCGGAAGGCGCTGAAGTTATCGTTGCTATCCCTCACTCAGGCGTATCAACTGACCCATACAAAAATGGCGAAGAGAACTCAACGTTCTACCTATCTGAAGTAGACGGCATTGATGCAATCGCGTTCGGCCACTCTCACGCCGTATTCCCAGGTAAAGGTTTTGATGACATTCAAGGCATCGATAACGAAACGGGTACAATGAACGGCGTTGCAGCAGTAATGCCAGGTCGTTGGGGTAGCCACGTTGGTGTTATGGACCTAACACTTGCTCAAAAAGACGGTAAGTGGGAAGTCGTAAAAGGCCAATCAGAAGCACGCCCTATCTACGACAAGATCGAGAAGAAATCGCTTGCAGCTGCTGATGAAGGCATCGTAACAGCACTAGAAAAAGACCACGCTGGTACTCGTGAGTTTGTTAACCAACCGATTGGTAAAGCAGACGACGTGATGTACAGCTTCCTGTCTCTAGTACAAGACGATCCAACAGTACAGATTGTTAACCTTGCACAGAAAGATTACGTTGAACAGTTCATCCAAGGTGACCCAGACCTAGACGGTACACCTGTACTTTCTGCTGCTGCGCCATTCAAAGCGGGCGGCCGTAAGAATGACCCAGCGAACTTCACTGAGGTTGAATCTGGCCAACTGACATTCCGTAACGCGGCTGACTTATACCTTTACCCGAACACGCTAGTTGCAATGAAGGTAACAGGTCACGAAGTAAAAGAGTGGCTTGAGTGTTCTGCAGGTCAGTTCAACCAAGTGGATGTTAACTCAACGGCACCACAACAGTTGATCGAGTGGGATAACTTCCGTACTTACAACTTCGATGTTATCGACGGTGTTGATTACCAAATCGACGTAACTCAACCTGCGAAATACGATGCAAACTGTAAAGTCGTTAACCCTGATTCACAGCGTATTGTTGGCCTAACTTACCAAGGTAAGCCAATCGACATGAAGCAAGACTTCCTGATCGCAACCAACAACTACCGTGCATACAGTGCTAAATTCCCAGGCACAGGTGAAGACTTCATCGCATTTGATGCACCAGATGAGAACCGCACTGTTCTTGCAAACTACATCTCTCGCGTAAGCAAAGAGCAAGGTCAAGTAAGCCCAACGGCTGACAACAACTGGTCATTTGCGCCAATCAAAACAGATAACAAACTAGATATCCGCTTTGAAACGTCGCCAAGCGAGAAAGCAGCAGAGTTCATCAAAGAGAAGGGTCAATACCCGATGAAACGTGTTGCGACTGACGATGTTGGTTTCGCTGTTTACCAGATTGACCTAACTAAATAG
- the cysC gene encoding adenylyl-sulfate kinase produces the protein MTAVLKPKDENVVWHQHSIDKTFRADLKSQKPAVLWFTGLSGSGKSTVAGALENRLAQLGYHTYLLDGDNVRHGLCSDLGFSEQDRRENIRRIGELAKLMADAGLIVLSAFISPHQAERQLVRDLLPEGEFLEVFVNTPLEVCEQRDPKGLYKKARAGEIPNFTGISSVYEAPQNPEIDLPAGEKTLDELVELCIDALEKRNILAN, from the coding sequence ATGACCGCAGTACTCAAACCCAAAGATGAGAATGTTGTGTGGCATCAACACTCGATTGATAAAACATTTCGCGCGGATCTGAAATCACAAAAGCCAGCCGTGCTCTGGTTCACGGGATTGTCTGGTTCTGGTAAATCGACAGTCGCTGGCGCATTAGAAAATCGCTTGGCACAGCTTGGTTACCATACTTACTTATTGGATGGCGACAATGTGCGTCATGGATTATGTAGTGACCTTGGCTTCTCTGAGCAAGATCGTAGAGAGAACATCCGTCGTATTGGTGAGCTTGCTAAATTGATGGCAGATGCAGGCTTGATCGTGCTGTCAGCCTTTATTTCTCCGCACCAAGCTGAAAGGCAACTCGTGAGAGATTTATTGCCGGAAGGTGAGTTTCTTGAGGTGTTCGTCAATACGCCATTAGAGGTTTGCGAACAGCGTGATCCTAAAGGTCTGTATAAGAAAGCACGTGCCGGAGAGATCCCGAACTTCACAGGTATTAGTTCAGTGTACGAAGCGCCTCAGAACCCTGAGATTGATCTACCCGCAGGTGAGAAGACACTCGATGAATTGGTCGAACTGTGTATTGATGCGTTGGAGAAGCGTAATATTTTAGCCAATTGA
- a CDS encoding ATP-grasp domain-containing protein has product MSSPQDIRIIPAHQINAGMPLLEKDTVRSVSPYEFLPTWFFYTPVVIQSLMQGLRHFDWALPLIANPSIKLSGMVGESKHEILSLAGSSSQRWISPFIILTKTDLSSKKQAEDARSALIQSDLDFPIVAKPDLGCRGVGVKLINNQDQLEQYVESFPNNARFLLQKKASYQAEAGVFYVRYPNKKQGEIISITLKYAPMVMGDGKSTLKQLIENSPRAGQLSHLYLPRHEDKLDQVLAEGEEFQLAFAGSHSRGCIFRDGNQYITQALTERLDEIFDDFDGFHFGRLDVKFKDIHSLMNGEDFTILEVNGASSEAGHIWDRNTPLREIFSTLLLQYRILFDIGAQQKQRGHQSPSFKSLFAAWQEERRLVQQYPTTD; this is encoded by the coding sequence ATGAGTTCACCGCAAGATATTCGCATCATTCCCGCACATCAAATTAATGCAGGCATGCCTCTGCTTGAAAAAGATACCGTGCGTAGTGTCTCTCCTTATGAGTTTCTTCCGACTTGGTTTTTCTACACGCCAGTGGTCATTCAAAGCCTGATGCAAGGGTTACGGCACTTTGACTGGGCGCTGCCGCTCATCGCCAATCCGAGCATCAAACTCAGTGGCATGGTCGGCGAATCAAAACACGAGATATTAAGCCTTGCCGGATCTTCAAGTCAGCGTTGGATCTCACCGTTTATAATCCTAACCAAAACGGATCTCAGCAGTAAAAAACAAGCCGAAGACGCACGCAGCGCACTCATACAATCAGATCTTGATTTCCCAATCGTGGCGAAGCCGGATCTTGGCTGTCGAGGTGTTGGAGTAAAACTGATCAACAACCAAGATCAACTTGAGCAATATGTCGAATCTTTCCCAAATAATGCTCGCTTTCTACTGCAGAAAAAGGCGTCTTATCAAGCCGAAGCGGGTGTTTTCTACGTTCGTTACCCAAACAAAAAGCAAGGTGAGATCATCTCGATCACACTCAAATATGCGCCAATGGTGATGGGTGATGGCAAGTCGACACTCAAGCAGTTAATTGAAAATAGCCCGCGCGCTGGGCAGCTCAGCCATCTGTATCTGCCAAGGCATGAAGATAAATTGGATCAAGTGCTCGCAGAGGGCGAAGAGTTCCAACTCGCGTTTGCTGGCAGCCATAGCCGTGGCTGTATCTTCCGAGACGGTAATCAATACATCACTCAGGCTCTAACAGAACGCTTAGACGAGATATTCGACGACTTCGATGGCTTTCACTTTGGTCGACTCGACGTCAAGTTTAAGGACATCCACAGCCTAATGAACGGTGAGGATTTCACGATTCTTGAGGTCAATGGCGCAAGCAGTGAGGCGGGACATATCTGGGATCGCAACACCCCATTACGAGAGATATTTTCTACGCTACTCCTGCAATACCGCATTCTTTTTGATATTGGCGCTCAGCAAAAACAACGAGGCCACCAATCCCCTTCTTTTAAGAGCTTATTTGCGGCGTGGCAAGAAGAGCGACGTCTTGTTCAACAATATCCGACTACCGACTAA
- a CDS encoding NRDE family protein, with protein sequence MCSVSWLLEENGYQVFFNRDEQKTRALAMPPRQYRVNGVDIIMPLDPTGGGSWISINEFGLSLCLLNNYQGTVPVGPLVSRGLLLKNLSSSRNISQLSEAFHKLDLHSFAPFTLLAFAPNLTQHNGLVIAYMWDGIQQQIVDTDSPLFSSGVDLERVQAYRQAKYDQLMAASKNQQNLLMFHSHHHSEQPHLATCMHREDAHTVSFTHLRNLHGQASMFYAPGSPCEPIKPCQINQQRFTFDLSPAINL encoded by the coding sequence ATGTGTTCAGTATCTTGGCTGCTTGAAGAGAATGGCTATCAGGTCTTTTTTAATCGTGATGAACAAAAGACGCGAGCACTGGCAATGCCACCCAGACAATATCGAGTCAACGGTGTCGATATCATCATGCCACTCGACCCAACTGGCGGGGGTAGCTGGATAAGTATTAATGAGTTCGGGCTTTCGCTATGCCTACTCAATAACTATCAAGGCACAGTGCCCGTTGGGCCGTTAGTCAGCCGCGGTTTGCTACTTAAAAATCTATCATCGAGTCGTAATATCAGTCAGCTCTCTGAAGCATTTCACAAGCTAGACCTACACTCTTTTGCCCCATTTACCTTGCTGGCTTTCGCGCCCAATCTAACCCAACACAATGGTCTGGTTATCGCCTATATGTGGGATGGTATTCAACAGCAAATAGTCGACACAGATTCTCCACTGTTCTCATCCGGTGTTGATTTAGAGCGAGTGCAAGCTTACCGACAAGCAAAATACGATCAGCTTATGGCTGCAAGTAAGAATCAACAGAACTTACTGATGTTCCACTCTCACCATCACAGTGAACAACCTCATTTAGCGACCTGTATGCATCGCGAAGACGCACATACCGTGAGCTTTACACACTTACGTAATCTGCATGGCCAAGCCTCTATGTTTTATGCACCCGGCTCACCATGCGAACCCATTAAACCATGCCAGATAAATCAGCAGCGCTTTACCTTTGATTTATCACCCGCAATCAATCTATAG
- a CDS encoding TIGR03899 family protein produces the protein MSETKQPVIIEHASDTQHKHEKKPHIADSASRMLHIAQSFGLDSLISHSAKPNDKAESTLIERALLREKKRRELRQKNLEQILKLAHSSCKDEAAGDPDQDWLYRFFDMAQEIHNTSMQRLWAQVLKREVTNPGSTSMKALQILKDMTPKEALTLQRAASLGCSFGSDSSRKLLLGFKSHAGLFSFGKRDTTNTINLGGHNLPYSSLLHLIELGIILGTELESGEIDFDPALHLTYQGKSMSLAPLSKGVKLVYYRFSPTGNELCTLLGNKPNTQYYDQLIALLSQKFTVQTEVKSSVNYTV, from the coding sequence ATGTCAGAAACCAAACAGCCAGTGATCATTGAGCATGCTAGCGACACACAGCATAAGCATGAGAAAAAGCCTCATATTGCCGACAGTGCCAGCAGAATGCTGCACATCGCACAAAGCTTCGGCCTCGATTCCTTAATTAGTCATAGTGCAAAACCAAACGATAAAGCTGAGAGTACGCTTATCGAACGGGCACTATTACGAGAGAAAAAGCGTAGAGAGCTTCGCCAAAAGAACCTAGAACAGATTCTAAAGTTGGCGCACTCTTCATGTAAGGATGAAGCGGCTGGAGACCCGGATCAGGACTGGCTATATCGTTTCTTCGACATGGCACAAGAGATCCACAATACATCGATGCAAAGGCTATGGGCTCAAGTACTGAAACGAGAAGTCACCAATCCAGGCTCGACATCGATGAAGGCACTGCAGATCTTAAAAGACATGACACCAAAAGAAGCGTTAACTCTACAAAGAGCGGCATCACTGGGTTGTAGCTTTGGTAGCGATAGCAGCAGAAAGCTCTTACTCGGTTTTAAATCTCATGCAGGGCTATTCAGCTTTGGCAAAAGGGATACCACCAACACCATCAACCTTGGTGGGCACAACCTGCCCTACTCTAGCCTGCTCCACTTGATAGAGCTCGGGATTATTCTGGGTACAGAATTGGAATCCGGAGAGATTGATTTCGATCCAGCCCTGCACCTAACCTATCAAGGTAAGAGCATGTCACTGGCACCGTTATCAAAAGGCGTGAAGCTGGTTTACTATCGATTCAGCCCTACAGGCAATGAGCTTTGTACCTTGCTTGGCAACAAGCCAAACACGCAGTATTACGACCAACTGATTGCACTATTGAGCCAGAAATTCACGGTTCAGACAGAAGTGAAAAGCAGTGTGAATTACACCGTCTAG
- the cysN gene encoding sulfate adenylyltransferase subunit CysN has product MNSAVEAELAELGIEGYLSQHQHKSMLRFLTCGSVDDGKSTLIGRLLHDTKQIYEDQLAAVHSDSQRVGTTGEKPDLALLVDGLQAEREQGITIDVAYRYFSTQKRKFIIADTPGHEQYTRNMATGASTCDLAVILIDARKGVLDQTRRHSFISNLLGLKHFIVAVNKMDLVDYAQDRFEEIRDEYLEFAENLEGETNIQILPVSALEGINVAAPSKELAWFDGPSLLEVLENVDIDQKRSAGEFRFPVQYVNRPNLDFRGFAGTVASGRVSVGDEIKALPSGKTSKVARIVTFDGDLESAQAGLAVTLTLEDEIDISRGDLIVLENAQIESTNHVLADIVWMTEQPLQPGKAYDIKIAGKKTVGQVETVRHQYDINNLSTHAVDELPLNGIGLCEWSLNETVALDKYCESADTGGFIVIDRLTNVTVGAGLIRDRLDSVEQQVGNFSAFELEFNALVRKHFPHWDAKDLSQLLKS; this is encoded by the coding sequence ATGAATAGTGCAGTAGAAGCCGAATTGGCTGAACTAGGGATTGAAGGTTATCTAAGTCAGCATCAGCATAAATCTATGCTTAGATTTTTAACTTGTGGCTCGGTAGATGATGGTAAAAGTACGCTAATCGGTCGCTTGCTCCATGATACAAAACAGATTTATGAAGATCAGCTAGCGGCGGTTCACTCGGATAGCCAACGAGTGGGTACCACAGGTGAGAAGCCTGACTTGGCACTGCTTGTTGATGGTCTGCAGGCTGAGCGTGAGCAAGGCATCACCATCGATGTGGCTTACCGCTACTTCTCGACTCAAAAACGTAAATTCATTATTGCTGATACCCCAGGGCATGAGCAGTACACGCGCAACATGGCAACAGGCGCTTCAACGTGTGATCTAGCGGTGATCTTGATTGATGCTCGTAAGGGTGTTCTGGATCAAACCCGTCGTCACTCGTTTATTTCTAACCTGCTTGGTTTGAAGCATTTCATCGTCGCTGTAAACAAGATGGATCTCGTGGATTATGCGCAAGATCGTTTTGAAGAAATTCGCGATGAATACCTAGAGTTTGCAGAAAACCTAGAAGGCGAAACCAATATTCAGATCTTGCCAGTATCGGCGCTTGAAGGCATCAACGTTGCTGCACCAAGTAAAGAGCTTGCATGGTTCGACGGCCCATCTCTACTTGAAGTGTTAGAGAATGTCGACATCGATCAAAAACGTTCTGCGGGTGAATTCCGATTCCCTGTTCAGTACGTAAACCGTCCCAACTTAGACTTCCGTGGTTTTGCAGGCACCGTTGCCTCTGGCCGTGTCAGTGTGGGTGATGAAATCAAGGCGCTGCCGTCGGGTAAAACCTCTAAAGTTGCACGCATTGTGACTTTTGATGGTGACTTGGAATCTGCACAAGCGGGCTTGGCGGTAACGCTGACCCTTGAAGATGAGATTGATATCAGCCGTGGTGATTTGATTGTGCTAGAAAACGCGCAGATTGAATCCACTAACCACGTATTGGCTGACATCGTGTGGATGACAGAGCAACCATTGCAACCGGGCAAAGCTTACGACATCAAGATCGCAGGCAAGAAAACCGTTGGTCAGGTTGAAACAGTTCGTCACCAATACGACATCAACAACCTATCGACTCACGCTGTCGATGAGTTGCCACTGAATGGCATTGGCTTGTGTGAATGGTCACTAAACGAGACTGTCGCGCTGGATAAATACTGTGAGAGTGCGGATACCGGTGGCTTCATCGTGATCGACCGACTAACCAACGTGACGGTTGGCGCGGGTTTGATTCGAGACCGTTTGGACTCTGTTGAACAGCAAGTCGGTAACTTCTCTGCATTTGAACTTGAATTCAACGCATTGGTTCGCAAACATTTCCCTCATTGGGATGCCAAAGATCTAAGCCAACTACTGAAGTCATAA
- the cysD gene encoding sulfate adenylyltransferase subunit CysD, protein MDQERLTHLKQLEAESIHIIREVAAEFDNPVMMYSIGKDSSVMLHLARKAFYPGKIPFPLLHVDTDWKFREMIEFRDRTAEKYGFDLLVHKNPEGIEMGCSPFVHGSSKHTDIMKTQGLKQALNKYGFDAAFGGARRDEEKSRAKERVYSFRDKNHTWDPKNQRPELWHTYNGQVNKGESIRVFPLSNWTELDIWQYIYLESIDIVPLYLSDKRPVVERDGMLIMVDDDRMELQEGEVIEEKSVRFRTLGCYPLTGAVESEANTLTGIIEEMLVATSSERQGRAIDHDQSGSMELKKRQGYF, encoded by the coding sequence ATGGACCAAGAACGTTTAACCCACCTAAAACAGCTCGAAGCGGAAAGTATTCATATTATCCGTGAAGTGGCGGCTGAGTTTGATAACCCAGTGATGATGTACTCCATCGGTAAAGATTCTTCTGTGATGCTTCATTTAGCTCGCAAAGCGTTTTACCCAGGCAAGATTCCATTCCCACTATTACACGTTGATACGGATTGGAAATTCCGCGAGATGATTGAGTTTCGTGACCGCACAGCAGAAAAGTACGGTTTTGACCTTTTGGTACATAAGAACCCTGAAGGTATCGAGATGGGTTGTAGCCCATTCGTACATGGTTCTTCGAAACACACAGACATCATGAAAACTCAGGGCCTTAAGCAGGCGTTAAACAAGTATGGGTTCGATGCGGCTTTCGGTGGCGCGCGTCGTGATGAAGAGAAATCTCGAGCGAAAGAGCGTGTTTACTCTTTCCGCGATAAGAACCACACATGGGATCCAAAAAACCAACGTCCAGAGTTGTGGCACACCTACAACGGTCAGGTGAATAAGGGCGAAAGCATTCGTGTATTCCCATTATCAAACTGGACTGAACTGGATATTTGGCAATACATCTATCTAGAGAGCATCGATATTGTTCCGCTTTATCTTTCTGATAAACGCCCAGTTGTTGAGCGTGATGGCATGCTGATCATGGTTGATGATGACCGAATGGAGCTGCAAGAAGGTGAAGTGATTGAAGAGAAAAGCGTTCGTTTTCGTACTTTAGGCTGTTACCCACTAACCGGAGCGGTTGAATCTGAGGCGAATACGCTCACGGGCATTATTGAAGAGATGCTGGTGGCGACGTCTAGTGAGCGTCAAGGTCGAGCGATTGACCACGATCAGTCGGGCTCTATGGAGCTGAAAAAGCGCCAAGGTTATTTCTAA
- a CDS encoding DedA family protein → MSTVESIQAWLHSGEESLLWLMLGIIALSYLLEDLAIVTAAGLATQGLIPPQYALLAIFIGIATGDLGLYYLGKSGRYFRGVRYKALTNKYFRSLRTKLRQNAFSSLFVIRFIPGLRTVGFTLSGFFAIPLPTFLFAVISATALWTGIVFSAIYYLGTSAWLQASEYQWIIIPSAIVLLFIGNRLMNKTYSRGLS, encoded by the coding sequence ATGAGCACGGTCGAGAGCATTCAAGCATGGTTACATTCAGGGGAGGAGTCGCTGCTATGGCTGATGCTTGGCATTATCGCGCTTTCTTACCTGCTTGAAGATCTTGCGATTGTTACCGCTGCCGGTTTAGCCACTCAAGGGCTCATTCCTCCTCAATATGCGCTGCTTGCCATTTTCATCGGTATTGCCACGGGTGACTTGGGCCTCTACTACCTAGGAAAATCAGGACGTTACTTCCGAGGCGTTCGATATAAAGCCCTCACCAATAAGTACTTTCGTTCTCTTCGTACCAAATTACGCCAAAACGCATTCAGTAGCCTTTTTGTTATCCGCTTTATTCCTGGGCTACGCACCGTTGGTTTTACTCTGAGTGGCTTTTTCGCCATCCCACTGCCTACTTTCTTATTTGCCGTCATCAGCGCAACTGCGCTCTGGACTGGCATTGTCTTCTCTGCCATCTACTATTTAGGGACATCAGCCTGGCTGCAAGCCTCTGAATATCAATGGATCATCATCCCGAGTGCCATCGTTTTGCTGTTTATCGGCAATCGATTAATGAATAAAACCTACTCTAGAGGGCTATCATGA
- a CDS encoding SLC13 family permease, protein MWQQGFVLAILLGIITCLLVTRIKPSFIFAGAAFIAFMAGMIDLSSLANNFTNSSLLTLILLILASSALEKTRLISWVSRNISEGRLGTVVAKLGISTALLSSFTNNTAVVVSLIAAIKRNQQHAPSKLLIPLSYAAILGGTLTLIGTSTNLIINSFVEDAGLPSLNFFTPTLIGLAVLVGGVLILIPLSYFLPSYDDGSQDDLPYFLEARVEPGSPLVGRSVSENNLRALRKLFLAEVIRDGKTTASIDPDFILQARDRLLFCGDVESVATLQEIQGLTLFGQHHLNGQSFVEVVVSSSASFCNKTLKTSQFRDRFDAVVVAIRRGHERLEGGLGNITLTAGDTLILVPGKRFEEQRQQHNKEFVLMNDLDSSAKLDADKSTFVLLGFASVIGLALIDAVPIIKGLAGFLLLLVAFGVVQLGELRRRFPVDIVVIVGSALSIAQLMISSGLSERMGLMFMEAFNGWGVFGALVATYFMTLVLTELVTNNAAAALSFPIGYSMAVGYGVDPMPFIMAVLFGASASFISPYGYQTNLLVYSVGNYHLTDYLRIGIPISIVYSGLVLTLIPYFFPF, encoded by the coding sequence ATGTGGCAACAAGGATTTGTATTAGCGATTTTGCTCGGCATCATTACTTGCCTGCTCGTTACCCGTATTAAGCCAAGCTTTATCTTTGCTGGCGCGGCGTTTATTGCTTTCATGGCTGGCATGATCGACTTGTCGAGCCTAGCCAATAATTTCACTAACTCCTCGTTACTGACTTTAATTCTTCTGATCCTCGCATCAAGTGCGTTGGAGAAAACTCGCTTAATCAGCTGGGTTAGCCGCAATATCTCTGAAGGTAGGCTAGGTACCGTGGTTGCGAAGTTGGGTATTTCCACAGCGTTACTTTCTTCTTTTACTAATAACACCGCGGTGGTTGTTTCTTTGATCGCGGCGATCAAACGTAATCAACAGCACGCGCCGTCTAAGTTACTTATCCCATTGTCATACGCTGCCATCTTAGGTGGCACCCTGACATTGATCGGCACCTCTACCAATTTGATCATCAATAGCTTTGTTGAAGATGCAGGTTTACCGAGCTTAAACTTTTTCACACCTACCTTGATCGGTTTAGCGGTTTTGGTCGGTGGCGTATTGATCCTTATCCCTCTTAGCTATTTTCTACCCAGTTACGATGATGGTTCTCAAGATGATCTGCCTTACTTTTTAGAAGCCAGAGTGGAGCCCGGTTCACCGTTAGTTGGTCGTAGTGTTAGCGAGAACAACCTAAGAGCTTTGAGAAAACTGTTCTTAGCCGAAGTGATTCGCGACGGTAAAACCACCGCATCGATAGACCCTGACTTCATACTTCAAGCTCGTGACCGATTGCTGTTTTGTGGCGATGTCGAGAGCGTGGCGACACTGCAAGAAATCCAAGGACTGACTCTGTTTGGTCAGCACCACTTGAACGGCCAGAGCTTCGTTGAAGTGGTGGTGAGTTCATCAGCAAGCTTTTGTAACAAAACCCTGAAAACCAGCCAGTTTAGAGACCGTTTCGATGCGGTTGTGGTTGCTATTCGTCGTGGCCATGAGCGCCTTGAAGGTGGTCTTGGTAATATCACATTGACCGCTGGTGATACTTTGATTTTGGTTCCCGGCAAGCGCTTTGAAGAACAGCGCCAACAACACAACAAAGAGTTTGTGTTGATGAATGACTTAGATTCGAGTGCCAAGCTTGATGCAGATAAATCGACGTTCGTGTTGCTCGGCTTTGCTAGCGTGATTGGTCTCGCTCTTATCGATGCAGTACCAATTATCAAAGGCTTAGCAGGTTTTCTACTGTTGCTGGTGGCATTTGGCGTGGTGCAGCTTGGTGAGCTCCGTCGCCGTTTTCCGGTTGATATTGTGGTGATCGTGGGCTCAGCTCTGTCTATTGCTCAATTGATGATTTCATCGGGTTTGTCTGAGCGGATGGGGCTGATGTTCATGGAGGCGTTTAATGGTTGGGGCGTGTTCGGCGCGTTAGTTGCTACCTACTTTATGACCTTGGTTCTGACGGAGTTGGTGACCAATAATGCGGCCGCAGCACTCTCATTTCCGATTGGCTACAGTATGGCAGTAGGTTATGGCGTTGACCCTATGCCGTTCATCATGGCGGTACTGTTTGGTGCCAGTGCCAGTTTTATCTCTCCATACGGTTATCAAACCAACTTACTTGTTTATAGCGTAGGTAATTACCATTTAACGGATTATCTACGTATTGGCATTCCAATCTCGATTGTTTATTCGGGTTTGGTATTGACCCTAATTCCTTATTTCTTCCCATTTTAA
- a CDS encoding YHS domain-containing (seleno)protein produces MRKLLTMVLLLVSPYVFAADEIYTGFFSSKALDGYDTVAYFTSGKPIEGSKKFSTEYKGADWYFSSEKNLTLFVNNPEKYAPQYGGYCAWAVSAKSDFAPGDPHQWTIVDNKLYLNYDQEIKQRWEQDQAQHIQQADKVWPQLIK; encoded by the coding sequence ATGAGAAAACTATTAACCATGGTTCTGCTACTTGTTAGCCCGTACGTATTTGCCGCCGATGAAATCTACACTGGTTTCTTTAGCAGTAAGGCGCTCGATGGCTACGATACCGTCGCGTATTTCACTTCCGGTAAGCCCATTGAAGGCAGTAAAAAATTCAGCACTGAGTACAAAGGCGCGGATTGGTATTTCTCTTCTGAAAAGAATCTGACTTTATTTGTTAATAATCCTGAAAAATATGCCCCTCAATATGGTGGCTATTGCGCTTGGGCAGTATCAGCGAAGAGTGACTTTGCACCGGGTGACCCACATCAATGGACGATTGTTGATAACAAGCTTTACCTCAACTACGACCAAGAGATTAAGCAGCGTTGGGAACAAGACCAAGCACAGCATATTCAACAAGCCGATAAAGTTTGGCCGCAACTGATTAAGTAA